The genomic segment GGCGGCTCGGATACGATCCATTCCAATCGGGCAATCCATGCGGCGCTTCAGAACGGCCTGAAGGAGGCCGGTCTGCCGGAAGATGCCATCCAGATTGTGCCTGTGACCGACAGGGCGGCAGTAGGTGATATGCTGAAGGGGCTTGGCGGCAATCTCGATGTCATCGTCCCCCGGGGCGGCCGCAGTCTTGTCGAACGCGTTCAAACGGAAGCCCGCGTCCCGGTTTTTGCTCATCTTGAGGGGTTGGTGCACATATTCCTCGACAAAGAGGCCGACTTGTCCCAGTCGATCGACATTGTGGTCAACTCGAAGCTTCGCCGCACCGGCATTTGCGGTGCGCTTGAAACGCTGCTTGTCGATGAACAGGTCGCACACAGCCATATGCCTGCGATCGTGAAGGCTTTGCAGGACCGGAATTGCGAAATTCGTGGTTGTGATGTGGTCCGTGACATTTGTGAAAACGTCATTCCGGCAAGCGAACAGGACTGGTCCACCGAGTATCTGGACATGATTCTGTCGGTCAAGGTCGTGCCCGACCTTGATGCGGCGATGGACCATATCGCCACTTACGGATCGAACCATACGGATTGCATCCTGACGGAAGACGGCGATGCTGCGGCACGTTTCCAGGCCGAAGTGGATTCAGCAATTGTTCTGCACAACGCATCGACCCAGTTCGCCGACGGTGGCGAATTCGGCATGGGCGCGGAAATCGGTATCGCGACTGGGCGGATGCACGCGCGCGGCCCTGTCGGCGTCGAGCAGCTCACCAGTTTCAAATACAAGGTGCATGGGACAGGTCAGACGCGCCCATGAACCCCATCGCATTCGGGCAGGACATCGGCGGTGATTGGCTGAAACTTCCGCATGCCGAGCCCGGCAATCGTATCGGAATATTCGGAGGCTCGTTCAATCCTCCGCATTCCGGACACAAGCTTGTTGCGGAGACGGTTATAAAGCGTCTTGGTCTCGACCAGGTCTGGTGGTTCGTTACGCCCGGCAATCCGCTGAAAAGTCATGCGGATTTGGCGCCCCTTGAAATGCGGCTTCACATGACAAGCGCCGTTGCCGATCATCCGCGCATGAAAATTACGGCCTATGAGACAGTCCTTGGGACACCTTACACGGCGAAAACGATCATGGCGCTGAGAGCAAAGCGCCCGTCCTTGCGATTCGTTTGGGTCATGGGTGCTGACAATCTTGGCAGTTTTCATCGCTGGCAGGATTGGCGGACGATTGTCGGCTCCATACCGGTTGCCATTGTAGACAGACCCGGTGCGTCGCTTTCGGCCCTTTGGTCGCCAATGGCAAAAGCTTATGAAAAATATAGGCTTCCGGAAGAAGACGCAAAACTGCTGCCGGATATGAAGCCACCGATCTGGACATTTTTGCACACGGCGCTTGATCGAACGTCCTCAACGGATCTGCGAAATTTACGTGCTTGAATATTGACAAAATTAACGATGAAAAACCGTTGTCTTGAAAATGCCAAACGGGAAGCGGTATTATAGGGTCGGTCGCGAAGAGCGCGGCCGAGGTACGGTCAACCGGTCCTGCATCCAAAACGGGTGACGTATGAAGCCGAACTATCTGGTTCGTGACGACGTTGGTAGCGGGACGGCACAAACGGCGAAAGGCACTACACCTGACCATGACCTTTGAAAGTGGGCGGACAGAATTGTCCACTCCTCTGCAGGCTTCCGTAAGCGCTGATCTTGCGGCAGGTCTCCTCGATACGGTTCTGAGCAGTCTGGAAGACTCGAAAGCTGAGGACCTGGTAACTCTCGACATCACTGGCAAAAGTTCCCTTGCGGATCACATGGTAATTGTGTCCGGACGTTCCCACCGCCATGTGGGTGCAATTGCGGATCATTTGCTGAAGGATCTGAAAGCGGCCGGTGCCGGCAAGGCAACGGTTGAAGGTCAGAACACATGCGACTGGGTTCTGATCGATGCAGGTGATGTCATCGTACATATTTTCCGTCCTGAAGTTCGCGGATTCTACAATCTGGAAAAGATGTGGGCACCCGAAACGGACGATGCGCCGCAATACATAGGCTGAGCCGGAAAAGATCCTGCTTTCGAGGCGTATCTTGAAAGCAGGCTGATCTGAGAGAAGCCTGGTCCGCGCGGGCCACGATGCGGTAGTAAAGACCGGATGGACATCCGGCGGGGACCTTATGCGCTTCACACTCTCCTGTATCGGTAGGATGAAGGCCGGTGCGGACAAGGACTTGCTTGACCGGTATATCGACCGTGCTCGCAAGACAGGGCGCGCGCTTGGCGTTTCGGAAATTACCTTGAATGAAATGGCCGAGAGCCGTGCGCAGCGTGCCTCGGAGCGGAAAAATGAAGAAGCCGCGGCGCTGTTGAATTCTCTTTCGAACGGCGCAAAGCTCGTCACGCTCGACGAAAACGGTCGTCATCTGACAAGCAAAGACTTCAGCCGAAAACTGGAAAACTGGCGGAATGACAGTGTTCCGGAAATCGTATTCGCAATCGGCGGGGCGGATGGGCACGGTCAGGACGTGCTTTCCCGCGCCGATCTGAAACTGGCTCTGGGAGCCATGACCTGGCCGCATCAGATTGCCCGTATTCTACTCGCGGAGCAGATCTACAGGGCCATGACAATTCAATCGGGGCATCCATATCACAGGGCGTGAACGCGCCCGGGCAATGTTTGATGTCAAGCACGGACCATTTTGCCATGCAAACACCCACGCTTTTGACGGAGCGGTTCGCATTGCGGCCGATGACACTGGAGGACTGGCCGGACTATGCGGGCCTTATGCGGTCAGTGCGTGCAAGGTTTATGGGTGGCCCCATGTCCAGGGAGAAGGCCTGGGGCATGTTCTGTCATGACGCCGGCCAGTGGGCGTTGATGGGTCACGGCGCCTTGATGATCGAAGACCGTCAGACAGCCGAGTGTCTCGGTCAGGTCGGTCTCAATCACGGCCCGCTCTTCCCGGAACATGAACTTGGATGGTTTGTCTATGAGCGCGCCGAAGGCAAAGGTGTCGCCTATGAAGCGGCGGCGGTTATGCGCGACTGGGCATTCGAGCAACTGAGCCTGGTGACATTTGTAAGCTATATGGATGCCGGCAATATTCGCTCACGCCGCCTTGCTGAAAGGCTCGGTGGGGTGCTGGATGCGGACGCGGCGCGCCCTGATCCAGGGGATCAGGTTTACCGCTACACCCGCGCGTAAGAAGCTTGCAAATCCTCCAAAGCGGCGCGCAAATGTTTGTTCCACAGCCGTCAACATTAAATATTGTTAACCAGGCAAAAGGGCAAGAAAACACGATTTTGCCCGTATCTCGCCGTATTCCGCACTTAACCGGTATGAAAGCAGGAGTTTGTCGCGACAAAGCCACGTGAACGCGCTATTGCGATGGGTGGATTAACAATCCGGTTAACTGTGTAAACGCTTCGTTAACGCAGACTGTGTATCGCAGGAAGGGCAACCTTTGGGAGCTGACGAGAATTGAAACCGGATCGCATCAGGAAAGTGCGTCCTGGATTTTGGAAGTGGCGGAAAACAGGGCCTGTCCCGAGTTTTGTGGCGCTTGCCCTTATACTCGCTCCCGCCCCGTCTCTTTCAAGCGAAAGCCTCGATGAGCAGCCTGAGGCGCCGGTCGCTGAAACCTCCGAGATTGATGCGTTTCTGGAACGCAAGAAAGAGCGTGAGGAGGAATTGGCGGCGCTTTCCAGGGACATCGAGGTGTCGTCGGATCGCCAGGATGCCATTGCGCGCGAAATACGCGCACTGGATCGCGACCGGGAAACACTCAACGCGAAGATCATCAGTTCCTCGGATACCATCAAGGGTCTTGAAACTGAGCTGACTGATACGGAACGCCGGTTGATGAGCCTTGGCGAAAACGAGGATGCCGTTCGGCTCTCTCTGATTGCCCGCCGGGACATTCTGGCCGAAGTGCTTGCTGCGCTTCAGCGAATCGGAAAACGGCCGCCTCCAGCTCTTGCAGTGCGCCCAAGTGACGCCTTGTCAGCCGTGCGAAGCGCGATACTTCTTAATGCGGTGATGCCGGAACTGAAGGTCGAAACCGAGGCGCTCGCGGCAGATCTGGAAGAATTACAGCGGCTTAAGTCGGTTATTGCCGAGGAGAAAAACCGTCTTCGCGGCGACGCAATGCGATTGGCTGAGGAAAAGTCGCGGCTGGAACTTCTTTTAAGCGCCAAAAGACAGGAACATCTGCAATCAGTCCAGGTGCTTGAAGAGGAGAAAAAACGCGCGGCTGAGTTGGCGGAACAGGCAGGTTCTCTGCAGGAGTTGATCGCAAATCTCGAAGCGGAAATCGAGAGCGCACAGGTCGCAGCAGAAAAATCCAGGCAGGCTGCGCTGAATGCAAAACGCGACGCCTCGCGCAATGTTGATCCCTTTGCAGACCCCGGAAGGCTTGCTCCGGAGATATCGTTTGACGAAGCTAAGGGCAGGTTGCCGCAGCCGGTTGCAGGAACGTTACTGAAGGATTTCGGTCAGGAAGATGAATTCGGTGGTTTGACGGAAGGTCAATCTATCGCCACAAGGCCGGGGTCTAATGTGACTTCCCCAGCAGATGGCTGGGTAGTTTATTCCGGGCCGTTCCGTTCGTTCGGGCAGCTCTTGATCCTGAATACCGGCGACGGCTACCATGTGCTCCTCGCCGGCATGGATCGGATAGACGCGGAATTGGGGCAGTTTGTTCTTACCGGGGAACCGGTTGGCGTAATGGGCGCTACCCAGTGGGCAAGCGCCTCGACGTTCGGCTTGGGCTCGACCCAGCCGATCCTATATGTTGAATTTCGGAAGGACGGCCGTGCGATCGATCCCACGCCCTGGTGGGAACGCACAGAAGAAGAAAAGGCTCGCGGATGATACGGAAAGCTTCCTTGCTGCTGGTGGGTGCCCTTGTTGGGGCTGCGGCAGTTACGACAATGTCCCAGATGCCGCTCAAGGTATCAGCAACAGCGAATGCCGCTGCAACCGACACCTATCGGCAACTCAACCTGTTTGGCGACGTATTCGAGCGGGTTCGGTCCGATTATGTGGAAGTTCCGGACGATGCGCAGCTGATCGAAAGCGCCATCAACGGCATGCTGACCTCGCTGGATCCGCATTCCAGCTACATGTCACCGAAAAGCTTCCGTGACATGCAGGTGCAGACGCGCGGCGAATTTGGCGGACTTGGCATCGAAGTCACGATGGAAGAAGGTCTCGTAAAGGTCGTGTCGCCCATCGATGAAACACCCGCCGCAAAGGCCGGTGTCCTCGCGGGCGATCTGATCACTTACATCGATGGCGAGCAGGTCCAGGGCCTGACCCTCAATGAAGCCGTTGAGAAAATGCGTGGTCCCGTCAACACGGATATCATCGTCACGATCCGCCGCGAGGGACGTACTGAGCCGTTCGACATCACGATCACGCGCGACATTATCCGCATCCGGTCCGTGCGCTGGCGCGAGGAAGAAGATGTCGGGTACGTGCGGGTGACACAGTTCAACGAGCAGACCTATGATGGCCTGAAAAAGGGCATCGAGGAGACAACAGCCAAGATCGGTGAAGACAAGCTGAAAGGCTATGTCATCGATCTGCGCAACAACCCGGGCGGTCTTCTGGATCAGGCGATCGCAGTGTCGGATGCGTTCCTCGATAGGGGAGAAATCGTTTCGACGCGTGGCCGCGAAGCTGATGAAACGCAGCGCTACAATGCACGTTCGGGCGACCTGACCAATGGCAAGCCGGTGATCATTCTTGTGAACGGCGGATCCGCGTCAGCGTCCGAAATTGTTGCTGGCGCGCTTCAGGATCACCGCAGGGCAACGATCCTCGGCACACGGTCCTTCGGCAAAGGCTCTGTTCAGACAATTATCCCGCTCGGTGCAAACGGTGCGATACGTCTCACAACGGCGCGGTACTACACACCGTCTGGCACCTCCATCCAGGCAAAGGGCATCGTGCCGGACATCGAGTCCCTGCAAGAACTCCCTGAAGAGTTGGTTGGCCGTGTGGAAACACGGGGTGAAGCCGGTCTGCGCGGCCATCTGGAAGCCGACGGTGAAGAACAGTCAGGCAGCCAGGCCTATGTCCCGCCGGATCCCGAAGACGACACGCAGCTGAACCTTGCTCTTGATCTCCTGCGCGGAGAAAAGGTAGACAGCGCATTCCCGCCAGTGCCCGATAGCGCTGCGGTCAAAAACTAACACTTTTCCTGCGCGCCGGTCTCCGGCGCGCAGAGCCTCCGTTCTCGTTCTGCGTATCCTTAAATCAAGAATGCGTCCGGCGCCCTGCCGGAACAAAGGCTCAGGACGATATGTCGAGCGAAGATCTCACAGCTCCCTTAGGGATGGGCAAGCGGCGGCTGGTCAGGCTGCCGTTTGGTCTCATCGGTGTCGGACTATTAAGCGTTTTTGTTACCACGACGCTTATCTGGGTGGCGGTTGTCGACGATCCCCTGGGCGGCGAACCAGTCGCAGTCATTCCGCTTGACGCCACCGTGGAAGGCGTGACGTCCCAGGACATCGAGGTTGTCGAAATCCGACCGGGTCTGACCGGAGATCTCGGACCGAACTTGAGACCGGGCTCCAATCAGGATCTTCTCGGGCCGCGCTATGAAATGGTTGAAAGGCCGGACGGAAAGGGCACGGACAGCCCGGTCCAAGGGTTGTCGCCAACACCGGATACACGGGTGAGCGAACGCTCGGACTATGGCTTCCTGCCCAAGATCAGCGACGCCGGCGTCCGTCCGCTGGATGCTTATTCCCGGCCCGTGGTGCGCGAGTTTACATCGATCCCGAAGATTGCCGTTGTGCTCAACGGCATGGGATTGAGCGAAACCGGAACGCAGCATGCGATCGACCGGCTGCCCGCCGACGTCACGCTTGCGCTGGCACCTTATGGCGACGATCTTGATCTTTGGATGCAACAGGCACGGTCCAAAGGTCATGAATTGCTTCTGCAACTGCCGCTCGAACCCTTCGATTTTCCGGACAATGACCCCGGACCCCACACGCTTCTGGTGAGCCTTCAACCGAGTGAAATGCTGGACCGGCTTGCGTTTTTGCTGACGCGGGTGACCAATTATGTGGGCACGATACCGGACATGGGTTCCCGGTTCACATCCACCAAACCTTCCATGCAATATCTGCTGGAAAAACTGAAGTCGCGTGGATTGATGTTCGTTGACAACGGGACGTCGTCGCGCAGTCTTTCGGCCGAAACGGCCGCTGGTCTCAGGATGCCCTTTGCGGGTGTGGATGTTGTTCTCGATGAAGTCCCGCGAGAAGACAATATCGATGCAAAACTGCTGCAGCTTGAAAGCATCGCACGATCCAGAGGCGTCGCCGTCGCGGCGGGCTCGGCTTTGCCCGTTACCGTTCGACAACTGGAAAAATGGGTGAAGGATCTGGAACAGCGCGGATTGCAGCTCGTGCCGGTCAGTGCGACGATTGACAGATAGGCCTTCGCTTCCAGGGGGCATTTTCAGATAGGTGAGTTCAGTGAAAAAGCGTGCGCTCGGGCCTGGGTTTCCAGAACCATCCGATGGCCTGCCATACCGTCCCTGTGTTGGCATAATGGTAATCAACAAGGACGGCATGGTCTGGATTGGCAGCCGCGACGATGGCGGCAGTTCTTCCAACTACGAGTTCGCCTGGCAAATGCCGCAAGGTGGGATCGACAAGGGGGAAAACCCGGAAAACGCGGCGCGGCGGGAGCTTTACGAAGAAACATCGATCAGGTCCGTGTCGCTTTTGGAAGAAGCGCCGGAATGGTTCGCTTATGACTATCCGGAAGAGGTCATCCGCTCTTCCCGGCGCGGCAAGCATCGCGGACAGGCACAGAAGTGGGTCGCCTATCGTTTTGATGGGTCGGATGACGAAATCAATATCCTGGAGCCGCCCGACGGACATTCGGCGGAATTCAGCGCATGGCGCTGGGAACATGCCGAAAAGTTGCCAGGCCTGATCGTGCCTTTCAAAAGGCCTGTTTATGAACGCGTTGTGGCAGCCTTCTCGCACCTGACGGCGTGATCGCCCAACAACGCCATCCTCAAAGCGTCAGCATTTGAAGTCCCGTTGTCGTTTTTCAAACAGACAAGGCGTAATTGGACAGCTAGCATCCGGTCCAAATTGACCGAAGGTGTTGAGATCGGAGACCGGTTTCTTCCCGAGGTCACTCAGCGGATCATTGCCGGTGCGCGCTGTTGAGAGAGCGTGTTTCGGACGTTTAGGAGGAACGCCAATGTCTTTCGGCAAGGGGCTTTCGCGAAAGCCGTCCCAGCCAAAAGGGCGTCAGTTGGAAGATGCGGCCCATAGCGAAGTACAGGCGCTTTTGGGTGACGAACCGCGCCGGCGCGACTTGCTTATTGAGCATCTGCATAAGATCCAGGACGCCTACGGGTGTCTGGAGGCGAGGCATTTGAAAGCACTGTCGGTCGAAATGCGCATGGCGCAGGCCGAAGTCTATGAGGTCGCCAGCTTTTATCACCACTTTGACATTGTCCGCGAAGACGAAACCAGACCGGCACCTCTGACCATTCGGGTCTGCGACAGCGTTGCCTGTTCGATCAAAGGGGCCGACGCGCTGGCAGAAGCTCTTGAAAGCGGTGTCGATCCTGCAAAGGTCCGAATTCAGAAAGTGCCCTGTATCGGGCGGTGCGCCGGCGCTCCTGCTGCCCAGGTTGGCAAGCGCGCGGTTGACAACGCCAGCGAAATGTCCGTCCGGGCCTTGCTTTTCGAGGGTCAGAACGCGGCGGAGATCCCTGATCATATCAAACTTGATCAGTATCGCGCAGACGGTGGATACAAACTGCTGGAGAGAGTGCGGTCTGGCGAATTCGATGCAGCCGCAATTGCGGACATGGCTCTTAAAGCGGGCTTGCGTGGCCTCGGCGGAGCAGGTTTTCCGACGGGCACGAAGTGGAAGATCGTGAATGATCTGCCGGGACCGAAATACCTGACGATCAATGGCGACGAAGGTGAACCTGGAACGTTCAAGGACCGCTACCATCTTGAGCGTGATCCGCATCGTCTTCTGGAAGGAGCCCTGATCGCGGCCCATGCGATTTCCGCCGAGCGCGTCTACCTTTACATGCGCGACGAATATCCGGCGGTGCTTCAGATCCTGGCGACCGAAATCGCCGCATTGCGCACCGCAGGCATCATTACGACGATCGACATCGAAGTGCGCCGCGGCGCTGGCGCATACATTTGCGGTGAAGAAAGTGCCATGATCGAGTCGATCGAAGGCAAGCGCGGATTGCCGCGCCATCGGCCGCCCTTCATCGCGCAGGTCGGCCTGTTCGGGCGTCCGACCCTCAATCACAATGTCGAGACACTGTTCTGGATCCGCGACATCGTCGAGAAAGGCCCGGAATGGTTCGCATCCCAGGGCCGGCGCGATCACAAGGGTTTCCGGTCCTTCTCCGTCTCCGGGCGCGTGCGGGAGCCGGGCGTTAAGCTCGCCCCAGCAGGCATCACGATGAACGAACTCCTGGAAGAGTATTGCGGCGGGATGGAAGACGGCCACGTTTTCAAGGGTTATCTTCCCGGCGGCGCTTCGGGTGGCATTCTGCCGGCCAGACTGGCGGACGAGCCCCTCGACTTCGGCACGCTCGACAAGCACGGCTGCTTCATCGGCAGCCATGCGATCGTCGTTTTTTCCGATCAGGATGACATGCGAGACGTGGCGCTTAACCTGATGCGGTTTTTCAAGCACGAAAGCTGCGGCCAGTGCACGCCCTGCCGGTCCGGTACAGAAAAGATGGAACATCTGCTGGCAGACGGTGACTGGGACGAGGCCAAGATCGCGGATCTCGACGAAGTCATGCGCTCCGCCTCCATTTGTGGCCTCGGCCAGGCGGCGAGCAATCCCGTAGCGTCTGTGCTCAAGTTTTTCCCGGAGGAATTCGAAAGATGAGCCAAGTCACTTTCTCCCTCGATGGCAAGGACGTTACCGCCCAGGAAGGGGAAACCATCTGGCAGGTGGCAAAACGCGAAGGCGTTGCGATCCCGCATCTGTGCCACAAGGATGCTCCCGGATACCGCTCAGACGGCAATTGCCGAGCCTGCATGGTCGATATCGACGGCGAGCGAACACTGGCGGCCTCATGCATTCGCATGCCGTCGGAGGGCATGGTCGTCAAGACGGAAACGGAACGCGCCTCCAAGGCTCGCGAAATGGTGTTCGAGCTGCTGGCGGCCGATCAGCCAAGCCGCGAGGCGCACCCCGATCCGGAGAGTGATTTCTGGAAATGGTCGGACGCGATTGGCGTCACGGAGAGCCGGTTCGCGCCTTGTGAGAAGCCGGCGCAGGACGTGTCTCACCCGGCAATAGCGGTTAACCTTGACGCCTGCATCGCGTGTAATCTGTGTGAGCGGGCATGCCGTGAGGTTCAGGTAAATGACGTGATCGGCATGGCGGACCGCGGGTCCCACACCATGCCCGTTTTCGATCTGGCCGATCCGATGGGTATTTCCACCTGCGTCGCCTGCGGCGAGTGCGTGTCCGCATGTCCCACCGGCGCACTGATGGAAAAGAGCCTCCTGGATGAGGCTGGTAAAGTCCGCGAGGTCTTTACCGAGGAGACAGTGGACAGCGTCTGTCCGTTCTGCGGTGTCGGATGTCTCACTTCCGTTTCCGTCAAAGACGGCAAGATCGTGAAGGTAGACGGCCGGGACGGCCCGGCTAACGAAAACCGGCTGTGCGTCAAGGGACGTTTCGGGTTTGACTATGTGTCCAATCCCGAGCGTCTCACCAAGCCATTGATCCGGCGGGACGATGCGCCCAAGCGTGGCGATATCTCCATGACGCTGGAGAACCATCTGGACTATTTCCGCGAGGCAACCTGGGACGAAGCGCTCGATAGGGCCGCTGGTGGCCTGAAAGCGGCATTCAATGCCAAAGGCGGTGCCGGTGTCGCAGGTTTCGGATCGGCCAAGGGGTCCAACGAAGAGGCCTATCTCTTTCAGAAGCTGATCCGCCAGGGTTTTCAGACAAACAATGTCGATCACTGCACACGGCTTTGCCATGCCTCGTCCGTTGCGGCCCTTATCGAAGGTATCGGATCGGGTGCCGTAACGGCGCCTTTCAACGCTGCCGAAGACACGGACTGCATGATCGTTATCGGCGCGCGGCCGGCGCAGAACCATCCGGTTGCTGCGACTTATATCAAGCAGGCTGCGAAAAAAGGCACAAAACTGATCGTCATGGATCCACGCGGCCAGGATCTGATGCGGCATGCCGATTACGGCTTGAAGTTCAAGCCCGGTACCGACGTCGCGATGCTCAACGCGATCCTCAATGTCATTGTGACCGAGGGCCTTTACGACAGCCAATATATCGCTGCACATGTCGACGGGTTCGAAGCACTTGCCGAAAAGATCCGCGAGTTCACGCCGGAGGCGATGGAACCGGTTTGTGGTATCGATGCGCAGACCTTGCGTGAAGTCGCACGCCTTTATGCAAAAAGTCCGAGGTCGATCATTTTCTGGGGCATGGGCGTGTCCCAGCATGTGCACGGAACCGATAATGTCCGCTGCCTGATCGCAATGGCGCTGACGACCGGTCAGATTGGGCGGCCTGGGACAGGTCTTCATCCGCTCCGTGGACAAAACAATGTGCAGGGCGCTTCCGATGCCGGTCTCATCCCGATGTTCTATCCGGACTATCGGTCTGTCGGAAACGAGGATATCCGCGCCGGTTACGAAGATGCCTGGGGACGGACACTTGACCCGGTTCGGGGTCTGACCGTCGTGGAGATCATGGACGACATTCTCGCTGGTGGTATCGAGGCCATGTTTGTACAAGGCGAGAACCCGGCCATGTCGGATCCGGATCAGAACCACGCACGCAAGGCGCTGTCGACTCTCAAGCATCTTGTCGTTCAGGACATTTTCCTGACGGAAACGGCGTGGCATGCGGATGTCATTCTGCCGGCTTCGGCCCACGCGGAAAAACTAGGGACTTACACCAACACCAATCGTCAGGTGCAGATCGGGCGGCCCTGTGTCCCGATGCCCGGTGAGGCGCGAGCTGACTGGCAGATCCTGATCGATATTGCCAATCGCCTCGATTTGGGCTGGTCCTATGACGGTGTTCCCGCGATCTACGAGGAAATGCGGTCGCATATGGGTTCGCTTAACAACATTTCCTGGGACCGGCTTGAACGGGACGGCACGGTAACGTATCCGGCGGACGCACCGGATGAGCCGGGTAACGAAATTCTCTTTGGTTCTTCCTTCCCGACGGCAGACGGACGCGGAAAGATCGTTCCAACGGATCTTGTTCCTCCCAGTGAGTTGCCGGATGAGGATTTCCCGCTGGTTCTGACGACGGGCCGCTTGCTGGAGCATTGGCACACTGGTGCGATGACGCGCCGGGCCACCGTTCTGGATGCGATCGAGCCTGAACCTGCTGTTTCCATGAACCCGCGCGATATCAAGATGTCGGGACTGGAGATCGGTCAGCAGGTCACCGTCGAGACACGGCGCGGAGCCATAACGCTGACGTTACGCGCCGATCGGGATGTCTCTTCGGGCATGCTCTTTATCCCGTTCTGCTTCTTCGAAGCACCGGCCAACTTCCTTACGAACCCACAGCTTGATCCCTTCGGAAAAATTCCGGAATTCAAGTTCTGCGCTGCGCGGATCGGCCCGGCGGAACATCAAGTCGCTGCCGAGTGACAGGCAGTTGCAAGTCATGAAATGGGGCGGTCCTTGGGGCCGCCCTTTCGCACTCCGTTTGACAGCAATGATCAAGCATGAGCCTCGTTTCAACCCCGACGTAGAGTTTGGAAGTCCGCAATTCGGTTGTCGATTTGAGGGCGGTGTTCACTCAGGCTAACCGAGCTCGATCGTCTTTTGCGGTAAGCAAGTCAGGGTCCGGACGATGTGTATGGTTGGTCGATTAGTCTTGTGTTGTTAACCACGCCCCAAGGTTCTTCTGAACGAACTCGGACATGGAAATTGGCGCCCGCCCGGTCAGTCTCAAGACGCTGCCTGTAACACGATCCTCGGAACCAGCAGCGATTGCGTCATCCATGGAAGCCAGTGTCGCTGCGTAGTCATCAGGCAGTCCGTTTTTGCGATGGCGTTCTGCCAGTTCGTCAACGGTAAGACAGTGATGGACGATCTCGCGTCCCAAATGCTGACTTAGGATTTGTGCGACGTCGTCATACGAAACAGCCTCTGGTCCGGTGAGAATGTAGTCCGTGTTTTTGACTTTTGGCGCGGTGAGCATG from the Roseibium sp. HPY-6 genome contains:
- a CDS encoding glutamate-5-semialdehyde dehydrogenase, translating into MLEVVEARTTEDLMAEIGQRARAAGRVLATAPAEQKDRALREMAQAVRLATADILAGNARDVEAMKANGQTAAFLDRGTLNEERIEAIANALEDIVALEDPVGSVIAAWERPNGLKIERVRTPLGVIGVIYESRPNVTADAGALCLKAGNAVVLRGGSDTIHSNRAIHAALQNGLKEAGLPEDAIQIVPVTDRAAVGDMLKGLGGNLDVIVPRGGRSLVERVQTEARVPVFAHLEGLVHIFLDKEADLSQSIDIVVNSKLRRTGICGALETLLVDEQVAHSHMPAIVKALQDRNCEIRGCDVVRDICENVIPASEQDWSTEYLDMILSVKVVPDLDAAMDHIATYGSNHTDCILTEDGDAAARFQAEVDSAIVLHNASTQFADGGEFGMGAEIGIATGRMHARGPVGVEQLTSFKYKVHGTGQTRP
- a CDS encoding nicotinate-nucleotide adenylyltransferase, coding for MNPIAFGQDIGGDWLKLPHAEPGNRIGIFGGSFNPPHSGHKLVAETVIKRLGLDQVWWFVTPGNPLKSHADLAPLEMRLHMTSAVADHPRMKITAYETVLGTPYTAKTIMALRAKRPSLRFVWVMGADNLGSFHRWQDWRTIVGSIPVAIVDRPGASLSALWSPMAKAYEKYRLPEEDAKLLPDMKPPIWTFLHTALDRTSSTDLRNLRA
- the rsfS gene encoding ribosome silencing factor; this encodes MTFESGRTELSTPLQASVSADLAAGLLDTVLSSLEDSKAEDLVTLDITGKSSLADHMVIVSGRSHRHVGAIADHLLKDLKAAGAGKATVEGQNTCDWVLIDAGDVIVHIFRPEVRGFYNLEKMWAPETDDAPQYIG
- the rlmH gene encoding 23S rRNA (pseudouridine(1915)-N(3))-methyltransferase RlmH, with product MRFTLSCIGRMKAGADKDLLDRYIDRARKTGRALGVSEITLNEMAESRAQRASERKNEEAAALLNSLSNGAKLVTLDENGRHLTSKDFSRKLENWRNDSVPEIVFAIGGADGHGQDVLSRADLKLALGAMTWPHQIARILLAEQIYRAMTIQSGHPYHRA
- a CDS encoding GNAT family N-acetyltransferase, producing the protein MQTPTLLTERFALRPMTLEDWPDYAGLMRSVRARFMGGPMSREKAWGMFCHDAGQWALMGHGALMIEDRQTAECLGQVGLNHGPLFPEHELGWFVYERAEGKGVAYEAAAVMRDWAFEQLSLVTFVSYMDAGNIRSRRLAERLGGVLDADAARPDPGDQVYRYTRA
- a CDS encoding peptidoglycan DD-metalloendopeptidase family protein; amino-acid sequence: MKPDRIRKVRPGFWKWRKTGPVPSFVALALILAPAPSLSSESLDEQPEAPVAETSEIDAFLERKKEREEELAALSRDIEVSSDRQDAIAREIRALDRDRETLNAKIISSSDTIKGLETELTDTERRLMSLGENEDAVRLSLIARRDILAEVLAALQRIGKRPPPALAVRPSDALSAVRSAILLNAVMPELKVETEALAADLEELQRLKSVIAEEKNRLRGDAMRLAEEKSRLELLLSAKRQEHLQSVQVLEEEKKRAAELAEQAGSLQELIANLEAEIESAQVAAEKSRQAALNAKRDASRNVDPFADPGRLAPEISFDEAKGRLPQPVAGTLLKDFGQEDEFGGLTEGQSIATRPGSNVTSPADGWVVYSGPFRSFGQLLILNTGDGYHVLLAGMDRIDAELGQFVLTGEPVGVMGATQWASASTFGLGSTQPILYVEFRKDGRAIDPTPWWERTEEEKARG
- a CDS encoding S41 family peptidase, producing the protein MIRKASLLLVGALVGAAAVTTMSQMPLKVSATANAAATDTYRQLNLFGDVFERVRSDYVEVPDDAQLIESAINGMLTSLDPHSSYMSPKSFRDMQVQTRGEFGGLGIEVTMEEGLVKVVSPIDETPAAKAGVLAGDLITYIDGEQVQGLTLNEAVEKMRGPVNTDIIVTIRREGRTEPFDITITRDIIRIRSVRWREEEDVGYVRVTQFNEQTYDGLKKGIEETTAKIGEDKLKGYVIDLRNNPGGLLDQAIAVSDAFLDRGEIVSTRGREADETQRYNARSGDLTNGKPVIILVNGGSASASEIVAGALQDHRRATILGTRSFGKGSVQTIIPLGANGAIRLTTARYYTPSGTSIQAKGIVPDIESLQELPEELVGRVETRGEAGLRGHLEADGEEQSGSQAYVPPDPEDDTQLNLALDLLRGEKVDSAFPPVPDSAAVKN